One genomic window of Candidatus Pseudobacter hemicellulosilyticus includes the following:
- a CDS encoding SusC/RagA family TonB-linked outer membrane protein, with translation MRLTTFLLLIGCLHASANGHSQTISYSGRAVPAEILFRAIKQQTGYAVVCSKALLKDIPPVTIDARQLPLQTFLAQVFYQQPFDFTILGKTVSISRKRLSLLPDSVRLYKPVDVKGRVLNENGEPLMASIQVKGSSKGTTSDASGFFELQTVDDQAVLLVTGVNIEPLEVKLGGRSSIEIRVRTRVGALDETVVMAYGTTSRRLNTGNITRVGRQEIERQPVSNPLATLDGLVPGLVVTQTSGVPGAGFKVELRGRTAIDRRITDDQPLFLIDGVPFGPNNGWLSTMASAVGQPSQSYAENLQGGASPLDNINPQDIESIEILKDADATAIYGSRGANGVVLITTRKGKAGKLKIDFNNSLGAGRVGRKIRMLNTAEYLAMRNKAYANDNSLPTTANGMDMLAWDTTRYSNLFSQVQDGRADLYSAQLSLSGGNAQTQFLVSGAYRRETMLVDGPFANRRTTFHFNINHASADNRFKLLLSGGYTDGLNLLPRSDPYGTFLISLPHLKLYEDDGSLAMNEGGYTSGNPLANLKFTYAAGSYLMQGNLQLSYQLTKDLLFRTSLGYNTTQMDETSRNPGAAQNPANTINRTVYINTSRIGSWLLEPQLEYNRVLGGGQLKLLAGATLQSTDNAGTAITATGFSSDDQMGAIGAATTFTATSSKAEYRYQALFGRASYNWQQKYLVNVSARRDGSSRFGPGKQFATFAAAGAGWIFTNEKWLQDIDWLSFGKLRASYGTTGNDKISNYQYLDTWMATPSTYDNTGGLYPNKLFNPDYRWEKTEKLELAAELGFLKDRILLSLAWYQHRSSNQLVQYRLANMSGLGNVVANLPATVVNNGWEIMLNATPVKTTRFSWEATFNITVPRNRLQSFPGLANSSYANTYVEGQPLNLIYAYRNMGVDPATGFYAFEDLDKNGLINAADMQALGHRDPLFYGGLGNTLRYKQWTLDCTFSFRKQTGVNFLNGISNTPGSRFQNLPAAMNDLWEQPGQEAKYQRLGISGTANTTWTRFRSASNGIYSDASFIRLRNLQLAYQLPATLLGRAGISNARCYLQGQNLLTITGYEVGDPESQNLRSTPPLLTLTAGIQITL, from the coding sequence ATGCGATTGACAACGTTCTTATTATTGATCGGCTGCCTGCATGCCAGTGCCAACGGGCACTCGCAGACCATCAGCTATTCAGGGCGCGCCGTGCCGGCAGAGATCCTGTTCCGCGCCATTAAACAGCAGACCGGCTATGCCGTGGTCTGTAGTAAGGCGCTGCTGAAGGATATACCCCCGGTAACCATTGACGCCAGGCAATTGCCGCTGCAAACATTCCTGGCGCAGGTGTTTTACCAGCAGCCTTTTGATTTTACTATTCTCGGCAAGACCGTTTCCATCAGCCGGAAGCGCCTGTCGCTTTTACCTGATTCTGTTCGGTTATACAAGCCTGTGGATGTAAAGGGCCGGGTGCTGAATGAGAACGGTGAGCCGCTTATGGCTTCCATCCAGGTCAAGGGCAGTAGTAAAGGCACAACTTCCGATGCCAGTGGTTTTTTTGAACTGCAAACCGTAGATGACCAGGCGGTATTACTGGTAACGGGTGTCAATATAGAACCGCTGGAAGTGAAGCTGGGCGGCCGCTCCAGCATTGAGATCCGGGTGCGCACCAGGGTAGGCGCCCTGGATGAAACAGTAGTGATGGCCTATGGCACCACTTCCCGCAGGCTGAATACCGGCAATATCACCCGCGTAGGCCGCCAGGAAATAGAACGGCAGCCGGTCAGCAATCCGCTGGCCACGCTGGACGGGCTGGTGCCTGGCCTGGTGGTAACGCAGACCTCCGGTGTTCCCGGGGCTGGTTTCAAAGTGGAGCTGCGTGGCCGCACGGCTATTGACCGCCGGATAACGGATGATCAGCCCTTATTCCTGATAGATGGCGTGCCCTTTGGCCCCAACAATGGCTGGCTCAGTACCATGGCCTCCGCAGTGGGGCAGCCCAGTCAGTCCTATGCAGAAAATTTGCAGGGCGGCGCCAGTCCTCTGGACAATATCAATCCACAGGATATTGAAAGCATTGAAATTCTGAAAGATGCGGATGCTACTGCTATCTATGGTTCCCGCGGCGCCAATGGGGTGGTGCTGATCACTACCAGGAAAGGGAAAGCCGGCAAGCTGAAGATCGATTTCAACAACTCGCTGGGCGCCGGCCGGGTTGGCAGAAAGATCCGCATGCTGAATACTGCCGAATATCTGGCCATGCGGAATAAAGCCTATGCCAACGATAATTCCCTGCCTACCACAGCCAACGGTATGGACATGCTGGCCTGGGATACTACCCGTTATTCCAACCTGTTCAGCCAGGTGCAGGATGGCCGGGCCGATCTGTATTCAGCCCAGCTTTCCCTGTCCGGCGGCAATGCCCAGACACAGTTCCTGGTGAGTGGGGCTTACCGCCGCGAGACCATGCTGGTAGATGGTCCCTTTGCCAACCGGCGCACCACTTTTCATTTCAATATCAATCATGCTTCTGCCGATAACCGTTTCAAGCTGCTGCTCTCCGGTGGGTATACGGATGGATTGAATTTACTGCCCCGGTCTGATCCCTATGGCACTTTCCTGATCAGCCTGCCGCACCTGAAGCTATACGAGGACGATGGCAGCCTGGCCATGAACGAGGGCGGATACACCAGCGGCAATCCATTGGCCAATCTCAAGTTCACCTATGCTGCCGGCAGTTACCTGATGCAAGGCAACCTGCAGCTGAGCTACCAGCTCACCAAAGACCTGCTCTTCCGCACCAGCCTGGGCTATAACACCACACAGATGGATGAAACCTCCCGCAATCCTGGTGCTGCGCAGAATCCGGCAAATACCATCAACCGGACGGTCTATATCAATACCAGCCGCATTGGCAGCTGGTTGCTGGAGCCGCAGCTGGAATACAACAGGGTACTGGGAGGAGGGCAGCTCAAACTGCTGGCCGGCGCCACGCTGCAGTCTACCGATAATGCCGGTACTGCCATCACCGCCACGGGCTTTTCCAGCGATGATCAGATGGGGGCCATTGGCGCAGCCACCACTTTCACTGCCACCAGTTCAAAAGCTGAATACCGCTACCAGGCCCTGTTTGGCCGGGCCAGCTATAACTGGCAACAGAAATACCTGGTCAATGTCTCGGCACGCAGGGATGGGTCCAGCCGGTTTGGCCCGGGCAAACAGTTTGCCACTTTTGCGGCTGCCGGCGCAGGCTGGATCTTTACCAATGAAAAATGGCTGCAGGATATTGACTGGCTAAGCTTTGGTAAACTGCGGGCCAGCTATGGCACTACCGGCAATGACAAGATCAGCAACTACCAGTACCTGGATACCTGGATGGCTACGCCAAGTACCTATGATAATACCGGCGGATTGTATCCCAACAAACTGTTCAATCCGGACTATCGCTGGGAGAAGACAGAGAAGCTGGAGCTGGCAGCCGAACTGGGTTTTCTCAAAGACCGTATCCTGCTGTCCCTGGCCTGGTACCAGCACCGCAGCTCCAACCAGCTGGTGCAGTACAGGCTGGCCAATATGTCCGGGCTGGGCAATGTAGTGGCCAATCTGCCGGCCACCGTGGTCAACAATGGCTGGGAGATCATGCTCAATGCCACACCGGTAAAGACTACCCGCTTCAGCTGGGAGGCTACTTTCAATATTACTGTTCCCCGCAACAGGCTGCAATCTTTTCCCGGGCTGGCCAATTCTTCCTATGCCAATACATACGTGGAAGGACAGCCGCTTAACCTGATCTATGCCTATCGGAATATGGGTGTGGATCCTGCAACGGGTTTTTATGCTTTTGAGGACCTGGACAAGAACGGGCTGATCAATGCAGCGGATATGCAGGCGCTGGGACATCGTGATCCACTGTTCTATGGCGGCCTGGGTAATACCCTGCGCTACAAACAGTGGACCCTGGACTGTACTTTTTCTTTCCGGAAGCAGACTGGTGTCAATTTCTTGAATGGTATCAGCAATACGCCCGGCTCCAGGTTCCAAAACCTGCCTGCCGCTATGAACGATCTCTGGGAACAGCCGGGACAGGAAGCAAAATACCAGCGACTGGGGATTTCCGGTACCGCCAATACTACCTGGACCCGGTTCAGATCGGCTTCCAACGGGATCTATAGTGATGCCTCTTTCATCCGGCTCAGGAACCTGCAACTGGCGTATCAGCTGCCGGCCACACTGCTGGGCAGGGCTGGTATCAGCAATGCCCGCTGTTACCTGCAGGGCCAGAACCTGCTCACCATTACCGGTTATGAAGTGGGCGATCCCGAAAGCCAGAACCTGCGGTCTACACCTCCCTTGCTGACCCTGACCGCAGGTATTCAAATCACCCTATAA
- a CDS encoding RagB/SusD family nutrient uptake outer membrane protein: MYQYLLRISLLLIVSLSCACSKLISIDPPVDQLVTEEVFANTASAEATVVGLYSRMVYPNNGNRILDGSLSLYGSLSADELEEPVSTSIYQPFQDNIIPITDGQNYTLWTTGYNGVFHANTILDNLARSGAVPPAIRQQLAAETKFLRALHFFYLVNCYGRVPLPVSGNYMANSLLTRSDTAAVYKQLITDLEEAYAVLGDATRSGYRIYASKWVAAALLARVYLYLGQWEEAIRWSSLVLDSKSFPLSPLTEVFRPNSSETLLQFVPANTVNFNTREGNWFIPATAGQVPLFAFTTQMENAFEAGDLRLQQWASFMEKDGRRYYYPFKYKVQNAATGSSKTEYLKVLRASELFLIRAEALAQENRLTDAVRDLDSLRKRAGLELLANTRPGIGKTALLEAVYHERQVELFTELGHRWFDLKRTGRASTVLSPLKPEWTADAVLYPIPEGDRLLNPNLDQNNGYY; this comes from the coding sequence ATGTACCAATATTTGTTACGAATATCCCTGCTGTTGATAGTGTCCCTGTCCTGCGCCTGTTCCAAGCTGATCAGTATTGATCCGCCGGTGGATCAGCTGGTCACAGAGGAGGTATTTGCCAATACCGCCTCAGCTGAAGCTACTGTGGTAGGGCTATACAGCCGAATGGTGTATCCCAATAACGGCAACCGTATCCTGGATGGCTCACTTTCCCTGTATGGAAGTCTGAGCGCCGACGAACTGGAAGAGCCGGTTAGCACCAGTATTTACCAGCCTTTCCAGGACAATATTATTCCCATTACGGATGGACAGAACTATACTTTATGGACCACTGGTTATAATGGTGTGTTCCATGCCAATACCATACTGGACAACCTGGCCCGTTCGGGAGCTGTGCCGCCAGCTATCCGGCAGCAGCTGGCTGCCGAAACAAAATTCCTGCGGGCCCTGCATTTTTTCTACCTCGTCAATTGCTATGGGCGGGTGCCGCTGCCCGTGTCAGGCAATTATATGGCCAACAGCCTGCTGACCCGCTCGGATACAGCAGCTGTTTACAAACAGCTCATTACCGACCTGGAAGAAGCCTATGCGGTATTGGGTGATGCTACCCGGTCGGGTTATCGTATCTACGCCAGTAAATGGGTTGCAGCCGCACTGCTGGCCAGGGTGTACCTGTACCTTGGTCAATGGGAAGAGGCTATACGCTGGTCGTCCCTGGTCCTGGACAGCAAGTCATTTCCGCTCAGTCCGCTTACGGAAGTGTTCCGGCCCAACAGCTCGGAAACCCTGCTGCAGTTTGTTCCCGCCAATACCGTAAACTTTAATACGCGGGAAGGCAACTGGTTCATCCCGGCAACGGCCGGCCAGGTGCCGCTCTTTGCTTTTACCACACAAATGGAAAACGCTTTTGAGGCAGGCGATCTGCGGTTGCAGCAATGGGCCTCTTTTATGGAGAAGGATGGTCGTCGTTATTATTATCCCTTCAAGTACAAAGTGCAGAACGCAGCTACTGGTTCGTCCAAAACAGAATACCTCAAAGTACTGCGGGCATCGGAACTGTTCCTGATCCGTGCCGAGGCGCTGGCTCAGGAAAACCGCCTTACAGATGCTGTCCGGGACCTGGATTCATTGCGTAAGCGGGCCGGTCTTGAGCTGCTTGCCAATACCCGGCCTGGCATTGGCAAGACTGCCCTGCTGGAAGCCGTTTATCATGAACGGCAGGTAGAGCTGTTCACAGAGTTGGGCCATCGCTGGTTTGACCTGAAAAGAACAGGCCGCGCCAGCACCGTGCTGTCACCCCTGAAGCCGGAATGGACAGCAGATGCG